The segment GATAAATAATACAAACCTTCCTCACACGGATTACACCATTTTAAAATCAGCCTGGAAATTACCATTGGCGATTGTATTCGTTCTCCTAAAACTAATTTGCACAGTCCCTCGCAGGCTTTTAGCTGTATGTCGTATTCCTAAAgaatagaaaagaaaaacttttcataaaaaaatagggATCAATTTTCGCTTTTGTAAAACTGTAAACGTGAGGcgttgtttaataaatttattatttgccaTCAAACATATGACTACCTTTATATCCATGTCTATCTTTATGTCTACCTATGACCTATGACTACCTTTATGTCCATCCATTAtaataaagggtgatcattaaaaaaacttcaagtgAGCGTTGAAATATCGGAAGCATATCTTAGatatattcaattattattttttgtcagtCAGATGTTTGACAGTAAAAAAGCTTCATCAACGCCCTACATTGTCGGTTCACCACCTACTGcgagttttttaaatctttaataattttctctgcattcaataaatttaaaaacaattaacaaaTCTAAACTAAATCATCTGTTATTACTGCTTGTTTTCTGTGGAAATGTCTTTTTACAGAACTTTTCTTTACACTTTCGTATAACTGAAATCGTTTTTAAAAGTAACTAAATAATATATGACTTGAATATATCATAGATTTTCTTGTGTTATGCTTGCGTAAGAGCGATGCGAAGgaatacatgaaaaaaaattacatttatttaccCTCTGTTTGACTGAAATCTTATAAAAGATGCTTGAATAAAGGTTGTtgtagcaaattttaaaaatacataaaaacatgtattttttaatgtatttttgaaaataaaatgaaataaaaactacaGGATTTCCGTAAAATAGCgtcattaattttgtaattagcaattttatgaaaaaccaacgaaaacaatttcaagtAGTCAATGATCAATTAATGACATGATgggtttcaaattaaaaaaattgacccaaaaattgaagaatcgTACGTATTCGTTCATTTATTTACCTCGTCATCCATTAAATCAGCCAACCCCTGAACCAGCGAACTAAACGAAGTGCCGCCGACAAAGACTTTTTCGTGTTCTTCATTTACGCTGTCACTTAATTGATCGTCTTGTGGAACGGTTAATAGATCATTGCCGTAAATCCATAGTAAATCCGAAACTGCAGCTATGCAAATCAATAAGAGTTGCGTGCAGCATTCTTGTTCTGTTTGGTAGTCTGAAATCTGAAAAACAAATGCTTGATTTGTCATTGCATTACCTtctttttacaaatatttggtAGAGTTGcgttattttattgtttttgttataacAATACGAAAATAACCAATTCAATTTTAGTATCTTTCCTGCAATTTTGCGGTAACggtatattataaattttagcGCCGTTCTTGAAAATGGCCCGTATTACACTTACCGGTATTGCAAAAATGTGGATACCCTGCCGAGCAGTGGGCTTATCATAGATACAACAAATAGCGAAGCATCTGAGGGCTTTTAATCTCACTACTTCGTTATCATGGCTCAGTAGATCCGGCAAAAATTCGTCTTTTAGAGATCTCATTGTGGGTGTTAAAACACCTGCCTGAAAGGCAGATCATTATTATCGATAAATACTGgatcttaaagaaaaacatggCCTAACGTACGACCATTTTTCCTCTGGTGAAAATAGGCATTGAAGTCAACGCATTGAATCTTAAATagttttatacaatttttggTTGGAGTGAAAGGCAAATGTTCCTTGCCTACACTAAGAATAATGGATAATGACAGTGGTCGTATTTGACAATCGTATGTggctaaaaattcaaaaaaagtcaaaaacaTTTGCATTCCATGGTAAcccgaaaattttaatagtcaGAATGGCATATACTATAATACATACATTATAAATTGGTACATTAATAATAGAATTACACAAAATAATGTGCTATATGCATGTACATAttacataaacttttttgGCTTCTGGTgctaaatttgtaaattaaagcattgaaaattcaatatgacATTCATAGAAGTATAAAAACTCACGTGGGACTTAGCATACAACCAAGGATTCTATCAAATTCTTTCTATTTTACTATACCTAATTGGAAATTCAAACGACAAAACAATCTAGTAGCCTAAGCATACAGGGCATTCCACTAAAGTAGACGAGAAAAGACACCGAtcaattttaggaatattcTCTTTTGAAACCTGAAGAAACATGTTAAATAATGGGGGCCATTCAACAAAAATCTTTTCCAGTTATATGGAACGTCCGGTTAGACTGCAAGTAAGTAGCAACCTTCTTATTTGAATAGGACACCCTCTATATTTTTACTTGCAGTCTAACTGTACGTACCGACATCTTGCATGAATATGTTGGTTGAATGACCCTTGTCGCCTTTGATATTCTACCAAATTTTTCAGGGGTCTCCTAGTTCCAGTTCTCTCAAGATTCATTTCATGCCTCGCCGACTTTAGAGAATACATGCAATATTGAATTTAGTTGTGATTTATAGCGCCGTCCCATTCAAAGTCTGCATACTTACATTGGTTGTACGTAAGGTTGCCCAGGCAATATCTAAACATTTACAAAGCGTTGGAACATCTGTGCGACCTGCGGTTTCTTGTTGAACTGGCATAAGaatcgaattttttaaattagtgagTTGGAACGAAATATCCTCTATTACATGCTTTAACCGTTCTGCTTCCATATATTCTTTAAGTTGTAATGCATTTTCTTGATCTGCCTTCAACGAGGCCAGTTCAACTTTCAATTTGGCAagctaaaaaagaatattacGAACTAACTACATAAATGCTTCAATATAGGAGATCTACCTGAAATTTTCGTTCTTCTTGTACCTGCGGTTGATCATTTGCATCGATAGGATGTAATATATCGGATATTAATTCCATTGCAAACTGAAATCGCTGCTCAGgttttggcaaaattttgtCCATAATTCCTGCAAtgcattaaacaaaaactaaaaaattatatatagaAATACTTAGAGCACGCACTTACAGTACTAAAAACGATGcactataaattttaactaaatattaacCTATCTAACTTTTGcattctttttcaaatttctttttatgcatgagagaaaaacaatttaagatTAATATTAATCTAAATTGTCCAACCAACCTTCATGTATATccagtatacagggtggaaaaatttcgatttttgtaTAAGAAATCTAAGTAGAGAAAGAAACAGTGTTCTaaaataagattaaaaaaggaaaattttgtatttctcCTTGTATTGGATATGTATTcaactttttcgaaaaaatcttgattttttcctctcagttgcaaaaaaaaatttaagcggacataaaatataaaagttgtataattccatattttatttaaatttatgctGCTCCGTTTTTAGTGCCGGTGGGTGTACTGGGTGTACAGGCGATATttcggttaaatttgaaagcatataaaataattaaaatattttacacgcctagttgtaattaaaaaaacacataaaatcaaataaaaataaatcaagatttaatttaacttcgctttgattttatttcaaaatcttacCGATAATAGTTTCGACGACGTCGTCTATTAAATCCCCAGATTTTAGCAAAACTTCTACGAGTCGCCGTACAGATTTCATACAGTGGGTGTCAGAAAGATCAAGCAATTTCAGTGCCAAAAAAAGCTGTTTGATTATGTACTGTTGCTCTAAATAACCAGTTTCTGTTGTAGGTATATAAGATTCAACATACCTAtaatataagtaataaattttagtattattaaataaacaacttGATGGTCCTTCAATTGTCTCACCCATCCGTGACATGACATTGGGTCATAGATGGGAAatagtgtttttctttttttctattctcTTCCTAATACTTTTCCGTTTAAAGCTTCAAATTTGAAGTACTTTTGCGGATCTGCGCTAACGCCAATTTATAAACACTACGCAAAATCGGATTATTTGCACTATTGAATGAGTTATTCAGAAGGAACAGTGTCGCTCTAGAGACTAATTTCAGTCGTTGTGGACCTTCATAAAACCTAACAAATAGGCGCATTCTAGGAATGAGAACAAGACGGTGGAGACGTCACGCAGCGCATtgactgagaaaaaaatacaaaatatatatttgcttttttacatgaaaaaattatccaaagaATTTAGTTATATTCAATAAACATCATAAAAATGGCAATAAATGCGAAAGTTGCCTTGAACAGGTTTGTTTAACTTGTAcgatttaaagtttaaattcctATCAAGCACGTATTctaaatatttagtaaaaattttattcgtaTTATTCTTCTGATAATGGCTTAAAATCTGATCAAGTGTcatatgtataaataaagtACAATTAGACAATGTATTTTACTATTCAATTCtgttaaagaaatatttgggTTAGAAAGATAGAATATCCACTTGCTGAAGGATAAGCTTTGAACTATCAGTACCGATAAAGTGTAAAACCACGTAATATCGTCAAGCTATAGTTTTACTAGAACCCCATAAATAAACGTGAACTATAGAAATGGCCGTTAcaagcaaaaaagaaaagaactTTATAGCagttttttacttaaatttaagaaGGTATTGAAAACAATTGATTTGAAGATGTATTATTATTGAGtctagtttttaacaattaagttaatcaaaattttaagattgaGGTTCAAAAAACAGGCATTCTGCataaagaaaaagtgaaattgcattttaatttaaaaaaatcgaatatgACTGTGAAGAATGTagataacaaataaataattctagATCAGCTTCATAATAAGATTACTTACTCTTTTATATATTGACACAAAAACACTACTTCCGGCATCAAGGCGTCTAAATCAATTCCATTTTGCAACTTTCGACTAACAATCTGGGACACCAAGACTCGCCAATAGATGACAGTTTCCCAATTCAACCTATTGTGTGGCACTAATTTTTCATTAGTTAATTGCAAAGGATCCAGTATTTCATCTCTACTcttatttctgaaatattaaaaattaaaatttagttaccAAACACCAATATCggtaaattacttaaaatagAAATCGTTTAAGATAtgttcataaattttaatagtaaGTTCAATGTCCTTTTCATCGGCATCCAAGCGAAAGGCCTTTAGTAAGGTTATTATGTTACAGTCATTAATCTGCAACCAAGAAGCTAATAATTCCTGGCAAACATAATCTCTTATTGTTTTCACGGTGTCTAACATGGCTGACAGAAACACTGTTCTTCGATCTGCAATCTAAATGAGCCAGaagagtaaaattttttaaatcaattatttaatattgacCTTAAGGGTTTTAACAAGCTTTGCGAGTCTCTTATAGGCAGTCACTCGAACTTCAGGATTAACATCTCTAGTTTTTTTGATTATGTGTTTAGAAACATTTCGAGTTAAAGCTATTTTCTCCACACACAGCTGACGCACCTAAAATCATgtcatagttttttttatgtataaactttagcaaaatgaaaatatatccATGGTGTTGATTAAGTATGTAGGCAAACTTTAAGTAGTGaacttttaaagaattttaagataaaaagttcATAGTAACATACATCAGTAACGGCTAAATTCTAGTGATGCAAggtattgaaatgaaaatctttatttcgCTTTCCGATTAAATTTTTGGACAATAACACGATACTCTAACGAAATCTTGCGTATCAGGAAAGTCGATGATgagaaacgaaaatatttatacactGTTTTTCGTAACGTTGAAGGATGGTGCATAATATGTTACACCTACATTTAAATACCCGtaactttttttgtagttcccggtatgttattttttaataaaaaatgtatttttcattcatacaaaacaaaaaactgaataaatatttgagtttctCTTCAACAACTTTCCCGGTATAATCAATTTCGTCAAAATGTTACGTAGTTGTCCACAAATACATATGAACAAAAAACaactatgtttttaatttaaatattctatagCCTGAGACCTTGTCCGTTGCGAACTCAtatgaatatgaaatttttgtgcTAAAACTACAAAGTTTTaccccttaaagtttgtcTAAATACTTAACACTCTATATAATAgagaaattaatatattactTGCGCCTGGCTATCATAAAGCGATTCCATTAATTCAGTTATTACCGGATTTTCAGGATCGTTTGGGTCTTGGAACGGATACAGAGCTTCTACTGCTTGTAACCGAATAGCCCCTTTGGCATCCTAGAAAAGGAAACTCAGTTACTAGATCAATATGTAGGATTGGTTTTTATGCTCCACATTTACCCCttttcataaaacaaaatatttcatcagAAAAATTTTGCTATTGAGACCTTTTCCGTGAGCAGTTTATTTCCACGATATTTTAACCAGCCGTGGAAGTCTTCataatttgattattatttcgatacaaaaaagtaaaacaaaacatCGGATGTGCTGAAGTGTTGGAATAGTAGTTTCTCCATtcaaatatggaaaaatatgtatggtatccaatttaaaaaaaaattaatttactagCCATGAAATATAACTTCATAAAATACATTTAGCGCCGTggaattttatgtaaaaaagtgCTTCGAATAAGTCTTCAGAGAAATCTAACGTTTTGGACGGAAAAATctatagataattttaaaaaacgcacgtttttgaaaaacaatctACATCTAAAATAGTGACAGAAATCTAAATGCGGTTTTCACAATATATTTTGCCATACAAATAGTCTCAGACACCGCcctccatttttttctaactAGTCTGGAAATAGGATTTTTCCTTTGTAAGCGTTCGATTTGGCCCACCTTGTACACCTGtctttttttcaatgatttccataaaaaaactttacagaAATTACTTTGCACTTATTTACACGAACATTACGGttgtatatacagagtgtttcagaaTTATGGTGACAAATCGATAGAGGTAACAGattaacgaaaaataaatatagtttacttaa is part of the Euwallacea similis isolate ESF13 chromosome 17, ESF131.1, whole genome shotgun sequence genome and harbors:
- the LOC136414271 gene encoding condensin complex subunit 3-like; amino-acid sequence: MEIEREHIRDETVQEVLKIFSTSQETAACHQKNSFLLKKIYSQSNLEVFWNVLVRPINVILTTEFKNTNRYADRVIEFLGKFCATFARNQKTPCNNNEAFLEDPLIVKVFMYLLQCSNNISDTVSYRSCELINKIIEHLADSELSENLCQEMLQVLKDRLSDAKGAIRLQAVEALYPFQDPNDPENPVITELMESLYDSQAQVRQLCVEKIALTRNVSKHIIKKTRDVNPEVRVTAYKRLAKLVKTLKIADRRTVFLSAMLDTVKTIRDYVCQELLASWLQINDCNIITLLKAFRLDADEKDIELTIKIYEHILNDFYFKNKSRDEILDPLQLTNEKLVPHNRLNWETVIYWRVLVSQIVSRKLQNGIDLDALMPEVVFLCQYIKEYVESYIPTTETGYLEQQYIIKQLFLALKLLDLSDTHCMKSVRRLVEVLLKSGDLIDDVVETIIGIMDKILPKPEQRFQFAMELISDILHPIDANDQPQVQEERKFQLAKLKVELASLKADQENALQLKEYMEAERLKHVIEDISFQLTNLKNSILMPVQQETAGRTDVPTLCKCLDIAWATLRTTNAGVLTPTMRSLKDEFLPDLLSHDNEVVRLKALRCFAICCIYDKPTARQGIHIFAIPISDYQTEQECCTQLLLICIAAVSDLLWIYGNDLLTVPQDDQLSDSVNEEHEKVFVGGTSFSSLVQGLADLMDDEEYDIQLKACEGLCKLVLGERIQSPMVISRLILKWCNPCEEDKFEGDCLKQYIGEVLEMLPHLSDGAQQLEKAVLPTIETLLNAPPKSPLSGVDIFNITKFLLALCKVSSKGQTIHCNLAFSLCQKINNNPECKMNSSYSKILLMIDLPKDKGALEEMFVIIDDAREYINEKLTLKNVTKFLSILSQRIRESKDVSVIVEDPLLASLDDEELKDVEKV